The Peribacillus sp. FSL E2-0218 genome contains a region encoding:
- a CDS encoding class I SAM-dependent methyltransferase produces MKSFQLNEKTRSFLSNYQLFEEDLIQQVQLQHRMELVEAFGIQKGMRVLELGCGQGDTTVAIADAVGENGRVVALDIAGPDYGAPLTVGQATERIKKSPLGERIDFHLEMDFDLFEATIPFEVAVFSHCSWYFKQPEDLLNYFKKIRGLAKHICFAEWDLDFTCSTQRSHFFAVSIQALHSNFVKNDGNIQNLFHKTQIQRLLQQANFEVVKQLTVDASLLQDGRWEKSYANAIREDFIKVPPMIQTLITGYYELMNTSDGNDHSLNSFIICAK; encoded by the coding sequence TTGAAGTCATTTCAATTAAATGAAAAAACAAGATCTTTTTTATCCAACTATCAACTATTTGAAGAAGATTTGATACAACAAGTTCAGTTGCAGCACCGAATGGAATTAGTCGAAGCTTTTGGGATCCAAAAAGGAATGCGTGTATTGGAATTAGGATGTGGTCAAGGAGATACAACCGTTGCAATCGCAGACGCAGTAGGAGAAAACGGAAGAGTTGTCGCATTAGATATTGCTGGTCCCGATTACGGAGCACCATTAACAGTAGGTCAAGCAACTGAACGTATTAAGAAATCTCCACTAGGAGAACGGATTGACTTCCATTTGGAAATGGATTTTGACCTTTTTGAAGCAACCATACCATTTGAAGTGGCGGTATTTTCCCATTGTTCATGGTATTTCAAGCAGCCGGAAGATTTATTGAATTATTTTAAAAAAATCCGAGGATTGGCAAAACATATATGCTTTGCAGAATGGGATCTCGATTTTACTTGCAGTACGCAACGTTCCCATTTTTTTGCAGTTTCCATCCAAGCCTTGCATTCAAACTTCGTAAAAAATGATGGGAATATCCAAAACCTTTTTCATAAAACGCAAATTCAACGGCTGCTCCAACAAGCAAATTTTGAAGTGGTCAAACAACTTACAGTCGATGCAAGCTTATTGCAAGACGGTCGATGGGAAAAAAGCTATGCAAATGCTATCCGTGAAGATTTTATTAAAGTGCCTCCGATGATCCAAACGTTGATAACTGGTTATTATGAATTGATGAACACTTCAGATGGCAATGATCATTCATTAAATAGTTTCATTATTTGTGCTAAGTAA
- the metA gene encoding homoserine O-succinyltransferase, with protein sequence MPIRIPEQLPAKEILEQENIFVMDEERATKQEIRPLNILILNLMPEKEKTEAQLLRFLGNTPIQVNISFLRLSTHESKNTSKFHLDQFYKSFDDIRTKRFDGMIITGAPVEKLKFSDVNYWEELQSIMNWSSKNVTSTLHICWGAQAALYHHYGIGKYELPEKCFGIYRHEVLEPKENLVRGFDDYFMAPHSRYTDIDYQKLISIAELKILAQSDQAGVLIAASSDGKRIMVTGHFEYDAETLGDEYRRDRERGVDTQLPENYFPDDDPSKVPLHRWKSHCSLMFSNWLNYYVYQSTPYEWD encoded by the coding sequence ATGCCAATCAGAATACCGGAACAACTGCCGGCTAAGGAGATTTTAGAACAGGAAAATATCTTTGTGATGGATGAGGAGAGAGCTACCAAGCAGGAAATCCGCCCATTGAATATATTGATCTTGAACCTGATGCCTGAGAAAGAAAAAACAGAGGCTCAGTTACTGCGCTTTCTTGGCAATACTCCGATTCAAGTAAATATTTCATTCCTGCGATTGAGCACTCACGAATCAAAAAACACAAGCAAATTTCACTTGGATCAGTTTTACAAATCCTTTGATGATATAAGGACAAAGCGATTCGACGGCATGATCATTACAGGCGCCCCCGTCGAGAAGCTGAAATTCTCTGACGTGAATTATTGGGAAGAACTGCAAAGCATCATGAACTGGTCCTCAAAAAATGTTACATCCACTTTACATATCTGTTGGGGAGCTCAAGCTGCCCTGTACCATCATTATGGGATAGGCAAATACGAGCTGCCGGAGAAATGCTTTGGCATATACAGGCATGAGGTACTTGAACCAAAAGAAAATCTCGTCCGCGGGTTCGATGATTATTTCATGGCTCCTCATTCACGCTATACGGATATTGACTATCAAAAGCTTATCAGCATTGCCGAATTGAAGATTTTGGCTCAATCCGACCAAGCCGGTGTTTTGATTGCCGCTTCAAGCGATGGCAAAAGGATCATGGTGACCGGCCATTTCGAATATGACGCCGAAACCCTCGGTGACGAGTATAGGCGCGATAGGGAACGAGGGGTCGATACGCAGCTGCCTGAAAATTATTTTCCTGATGATGACCCTTCGAAGGTCCCGCTTCACCGCTGGAAGAGCCATTGCAGCCTGATGTTCTCTAATTGGCTCAACTATTATGTCTACCAGTCTACTCCCTATGAGTGGGATTGA
- a CDS encoding glutathione peroxidase, which translates to MSIYEFKVNKINGETISLEEYRGKVMIIVNTASKCGFSPQYDDLQSLYVQYEGQGLVILGFPCNQFLNQEPGDDLEIDSYCKLNHGVTFPMFAKVNVNGKEAHPLFSYLAENAPGLMGSKSIKWNFTKFLIDREGNIISRYAPKTKPLELESDIKKLL; encoded by the coding sequence ATGTCCATATATGAATTTAAGGTCAATAAAATAAATGGCGAAACCATCTCGCTTGAAGAATACAGAGGCAAAGTAATGATTATAGTGAATACCGCAAGCAAATGCGGTTTTTCGCCACAGTATGATGATTTGCAAAGCCTATATGTACAATATGAAGGACAGGGATTGGTCATCCTTGGGTTTCCGTGCAATCAGTTTTTGAACCAGGAGCCAGGAGATGATTTGGAAATCGATTCATATTGTAAACTGAATCATGGCGTCACCTTCCCGATGTTTGCAAAAGTGAATGTCAATGGAAAGGAAGCTCATCCATTATTCAGCTATCTGGCTGAAAATGCTCCAGGATTGATGGGGTCGAAATCGATAAAGTGGAATTTCACGAAGTTCTTGATCGATCGTGAAGGAAATATCATCAGTCGCTACGCACCCAAAACAAAACCATTGGAGCTTGAAAGCGATATAAAAAAATTATTATGA
- a CDS encoding metalloregulator ArsR/SmtB family transcription factor: MDKHDQLNVIREDFIHCQKVLMAIGDETRQSILLVLMGTDCETGLRVGEITEQTHLSRPAVSHHLKILRDAGVILMRKEGTKNFYYINVRTKLDLLKTLMMDIDKFMLEFY; the protein is encoded by the coding sequence ATGGATAAACACGACCAACTAAATGTTATTAGAGAAGATTTTATTCATTGTCAAAAAGTACTTATGGCGATTGGCGATGAAACACGGCAGTCCATCTTGTTGGTTTTAATGGGAACGGACTGTGAAACAGGTTTGCGTGTAGGGGAAATCACTGAACAAACGCATCTTTCCCGTCCAGCGGTATCGCATCATCTTAAGATATTAAGGGATGCCGGTGTTATTTTAATGCGTAAAGAAGGCACGAAAAATTTTTATTATATTAATGTACGGACAAAATTAGATTTATTAAAAACACTAATGATGGATATTGATAAGTTTATGCTGGAGTTTTATTGA
- a CDS encoding class I SAM-dependent methyltransferase — protein sequence MKQNKYDNPDFFSAYEQMPRSIKGLEAAGEWHVLKKLLPELRNKSILDLGCGFGWHCRFAREQQASSVIGVDISAKMLQKAREKTDDPLISYIEMPIEDIIFSDSTFDVVISSLAFHYIKSYEAICKKVYDCLKPGGTFVFSVEHPIFTSRNDQDWYFDEQGNRLHWPVDNYQSEGGRETTFLTDNVVKYHRTISTYINDLIGAGFSISAVKEPMPSDEMVKTVPEMKEENRRPMFLIISAVKVE from the coding sequence ATGAAGCAAAACAAATACGATAATCCTGATTTCTTTTCTGCATATGAACAAATGCCGCGATCCATCAAAGGTCTTGAAGCTGCTGGAGAATGGCATGTATTAAAAAAGCTATTACCAGAACTGCGAAATAAAAGTATACTTGATTTGGGCTGCGGTTTCGGTTGGCATTGCCGATTTGCTCGCGAACAACAAGCAAGTTCTGTGATAGGTGTAGATATTTCTGCTAAAATGCTTCAAAAAGCCCGTGAAAAAACAGATGACCCTTTAATTTCATATATTGAAATGCCAATTGAAGACATCATTTTTTCGGACTCTACATTTGATGTAGTTATAAGTTCGTTGGCTTTTCACTACATTAAGTCGTATGAAGCAATCTGCAAAAAGGTCTATGATTGCCTAAAGCCTGGGGGGACTTTTGTTTTTTCAGTTGAACATCCAATCTTTACTTCTCGAAACGATCAAGATTGGTATTTCGATGAACAAGGAAATCGTCTTCATTGGCCAGTGGATAACTATCAATCAGAAGGGGGACGGGAAACAACCTTCTTAACTGATAACGTTGTAAAATACCATCGAACGATTTCGACATATATAAATGACTTGATTGGTGCGGGGTTCAGCATAAGCGCAGTCAAGGAACCTATGCCTTCTGATGAAATGGTAAAAACTGTTCCTGAAATGAAAGAGGAAAACCGAAGACCTATGTTCCTAATCATTTCGGCAGTAAAGGTTGAATGA
- a CDS encoding AIM24 family protein has product MEKYQIYQFVEKTKQQDKGQGLFELETERILEINLEEQIWAKMGTMVSYRGQIKFEREGILEHGLGKLFKKALTGEGASLMKATGTGKLYVADQGKKISILQLNGESICVNGNDLLAFEPGIQWDIKMMRRIAGLLAGGLFNVRLEGKGMVAFTSHYEPLTLIVEPGNPVYTDPNATVAWSGDLQPEFVTDVSLKSFFGRGSGESVQMKFNGRGFVVVQPYEEVYFGNKES; this is encoded by the coding sequence ATGGAGAAGTATCAAATCTATCAATTCGTCGAAAAGACGAAGCAGCAGGATAAAGGGCAGGGCTTATTCGAGTTAGAAACGGAACGAATTCTGGAAATCAACCTGGAAGAGCAAATCTGGGCAAAAATGGGGACGATGGTATCTTATCGGGGCCAGATTAAATTCGAACGGGAAGGAATCTTGGAGCATGGTTTAGGTAAGCTCTTCAAAAAAGCGTTAACTGGCGAGGGTGCATCTTTAATGAAAGCGACCGGAACCGGCAAGCTATATGTCGCGGACCAGGGGAAGAAAATTTCAATTTTACAGTTGAATGGCGAATCCATCTGTGTCAACGGAAATGATTTACTCGCCTTTGAACCGGGCATTCAATGGGATATAAAAATGATGCGGCGCATTGCCGGTTTACTGGCGGGGGGGTTATTCAATGTCAGGCTTGAGGGGAAAGGGATGGTGGCATTCACTTCCCATTATGAACCGCTTACGTTAATTGTGGAACCTGGTAATCCGGTTTATACGGACCCGAACGCCACTGTTGCCTGGTCCGGGGATCTCCAGCCTGAATTCGTGACAGATGTTTCATTAAAGTCGTTTTTCGGACGGGGAAGCGGCGAATCCGTCCAAATGAAATTCAATGGTCGGGGTTTCGTGGTTGTCCAACCTTATGAAGAGGTTTATTTCGGCAATAAAGAGTCATGA
- a CDS encoding class I SAM-dependent methyltransferase, with protein MNIHTWHKESKKEWDDFAPMWVKNSQEMWETGSRNNIIPFISGHVQSGLKVADIGCGDGVGSLKLAEAGFEVIGVDLSSVMIEFAKGKTANHPNLSFLQGDFTNLPFKDEEMEAAMVINSLEYTGEPLTVMKEIWRIMKPGGHVCFGILGPTAEPRKHFSYQRLLGDEVIMNTMLPWEFEKMATEMGWKTVADTGVAKRGVDYTKLGHFSKDLKQAVSFMWLFLLQKEVAE; from the coding sequence ATGAATATACATACTTGGCATAAGGAATCGAAAAAGGAATGGGATGACTTTGCGCCTATGTGGGTGAAGAATTCGCAAGAAATGTGGGAGACGGGTAGCCGGAATAATATTATTCCGTTTATCTCCGGCCATGTGCAATCGGGTCTGAAAGTGGCCGACATAGGCTGTGGAGATGGAGTGGGTTCATTAAAACTTGCCGAAGCGGGATTTGAAGTGATTGGCGTCGATTTATCAAGTGTCATGATTGAATTTGCAAAAGGGAAAACGGCCAATCATCCCAATCTTTCATTTCTTCAAGGAGATTTTACTAACCTGCCATTCAAAGATGAAGAAATGGAGGCGGCAATGGTCATTAATTCGTTGGAATATACGGGTGAACCTTTAACCGTGATGAAGGAAATCTGGCGGATCATGAAGCCCGGGGGGCATGTTTGTTTCGGGATACTTGGTCCGACGGCGGAACCGCGGAAACATTTCAGTTATCAACGGTTATTAGGGGACGAAGTGATCATGAATACCATGCTGCCATGGGAATTCGAAAAAATGGCAACGGAAATGGGATGGAAAACGGTCGCTGATACCGGAGTAGCGAAAAGAGGGGTCGACTATACTAAACTAGGACATTTCTCGAAGGATTTAAAGCAAGCGGTATCGTTCATGTGGTTATTCCTCCTTCAAAAAGAGGTGGCAGAGTGA
- a CDS encoding NADP-dependent oxidoreductase, with protein sequence MKAMVIDKYGKAPLRLAEMSTPEIGEYEVLAEIHAASINPIDFKIRDGKVKLLIKYKMPLILGNDFSGVVAKVGAKVTRFKVGDEIYARPRKSNIGTFAEFISIHENDIALKPHNLSFEEAASIPLVGLTSYQALHDILQLQKEQKILIQAGAGGVGTFAIQLAKLMGATVATTASDAGMNLVKSLGADVIINYKTEKFEDILKNYDAVFDTLGGNTLEKSFGVIKDGGKIVSVSGMPNARFAKEYGLGLFKKVLFTAASKKLTALEKKHNVQYSFLFMKPSGDQLSEIAHFIESGKIKPIIDKVFPFNDAQKAMEYAESGRAKGKIILKIR encoded by the coding sequence ATGAAAGCAATGGTTATTGATAAATATGGGAAAGCCCCACTTCGTCTGGCAGAAATGTCCACACCCGAGATCGGTGAATATGAGGTACTCGCAGAAATTCATGCAGCTAGCATTAATCCTATTGATTTCAAGATACGAGATGGGAAAGTGAAATTGTTAATAAAGTATAAAATGCCGCTTATTTTGGGTAATGATTTTTCTGGGGTCGTGGCGAAGGTTGGAGCAAAGGTGACCCGCTTTAAAGTCGGGGATGAAATATATGCACGTCCACGTAAGAGTAACATCGGAACTTTTGCCGAATTTATTTCAATTCATGAAAATGATATAGCCTTGAAACCTCATAATTTGAGCTTTGAGGAAGCGGCATCCATCCCATTGGTTGGCTTAACCTCGTATCAAGCCTTACATGACATCCTGCAATTACAAAAAGAACAAAAGATTTTGATCCAAGCTGGGGCAGGCGGAGTCGGTACCTTTGCCATTCAGCTGGCAAAACTAATGGGTGCCACTGTTGCCACGACTGCCAGTGATGCCGGCATGAATTTAGTGAAATCTCTTGGTGCAGATGTAATAATTAATTATAAGACAGAAAAATTTGAAGACATCCTGAAAAATTACGATGCGGTCTTTGATACACTTGGTGGCAATACTCTTGAAAAATCTTTCGGGGTTATAAAAGACGGAGGAAAAATTGTTTCCGTTTCAGGAATGCCAAATGCTCGTTTCGCGAAAGAATATGGTTTAGGATTATTTAAAAAGGTATTGTTTACAGCAGCAAGTAAGAAACTTACTGCACTTGAAAAAAAACATAATGTTCAGTATTCATTTTTGTTTATGAAACCAAGCGGAGATCAATTGAGTGAGATAGCCCACTTTATTGAGTCTGGTAAAATCAAACCGATCATCGATAAGGTATTTCCATTTAATGATGCTCAAAAAGCGATGGAATATGCGGAGTCGGGAAGGGCTAAAGGAAAAATAATTTTAAAAATCAGGTAG